A section of the Longimicrobiales bacterium genome encodes:
- a CDS encoding dicarboxylate/amino acid:cation symporter, translating to MADEKTGRRGIPLHTKILIGLIVGAVAGVTSNYLWRDAPQLLWIVDNIANPVGQIFLRMLFMVVVPLVFTSLALGVAGLGDIRSLGRIGGKTFGFFVLTTALAVTLGLLLANAVRPGDYLDPVVREGLLEAYSGDAASRIETAETTEFGVNTFVNIVPRNPLGAASSGDMLGLIFFTVVFGVALTRVPPKLAQPVLTFLEGFGQAVIVMIGFAMKLAPIGVTGLIFAVTARFGLDVLGSLSAYVLMVLAGLTIHLVFTLGGLAKFLGGIPIRRFFSGARDMMITAFSTSSSNATMPTTLRTAQEEFGVPREVAGFVVPLGATMNMNGTALFEGMTVLFLAQVFGLDLSLTAQLIVVIMSVITAIGVAGVPGGSIPLLVMVLEMVGVPGEGIALVLGVDRILDMARTVPNVTGDLLTSIVITRSEGLPLVPATAPDFSDEAAVEVTPPVIVDRPPQPGVQAGL from the coding sequence GTGGCAGACGAGAAGACCGGACGTCGCGGCATCCCGCTGCATACCAAGATCCTCATCGGCCTGATCGTCGGCGCCGTTGCGGGTGTCACCTCCAACTACCTCTGGCGCGACGCGCCCCAGCTGCTCTGGATCGTCGACAACATCGCGAACCCCGTCGGACAGATCTTCCTGCGGATGCTGTTCATGGTGGTCGTGCCGCTGGTCTTCACGTCGCTCGCACTCGGCGTGGCCGGTCTCGGCGACATCCGCAGCCTCGGCCGCATCGGTGGCAAGACGTTCGGCTTCTTCGTCCTGACCACCGCACTCGCCGTCACGCTCGGCCTCCTGCTCGCCAACGCGGTCAGGCCGGGCGATTACCTCGATCCGGTCGTGCGCGAAGGGCTGCTCGAAGCCTACTCGGGCGACGCCGCGAGCCGCATCGAGACTGCGGAGACCACGGAGTTCGGCGTCAACACCTTCGTGAACATCGTACCGCGCAATCCGCTCGGCGCCGCGTCGAGCGGTGACATGCTCGGGCTGATCTTCTTCACGGTGGTGTTCGGTGTCGCGCTCACCCGCGTGCCGCCCAAGCTCGCACAGCCGGTGCTCACGTTCCTGGAGGGCTTCGGCCAGGCCGTGATCGTGATGATCGGCTTCGCGATGAAGCTCGCGCCGATCGGTGTGACCGGTCTCATCTTCGCCGTGACCGCACGCTTCGGCCTCGATGTGCTGGGCTCCCTCAGCGCCTACGTGCTGATGGTGCTCGCCGGGCTGACGATCCACCTGGTGTTCACTCTGGGCGGGCTCGCGAAGTTCCTGGGCGGCATACCCATCCGCAGGTTCTTCAGCGGCGCGCGTGACATGATGATCACGGCGTTCTCGACGTCCAGCTCGAACGCCACCATGCCGACGACACTGCGCACCGCACAGGAGGAGTTCGGCGTGCCGCGCGAGGTTGCCGGTTTCGTCGTTCCGCTCGGCGCTACGATGAACATGAACGGCACTGCCCTCTTCGAGGGTATGACCGTTCTCTTCCTCGCCCAGGTCTTCGGCCTCGACCTCTCGCTGACCGCCCAGCTCATCGTCGTGATCATGTCCGTCATCACGGCCATCGGCGTGGCGGGCGTGCCCGGCGGCTCGATCCCGCTGCTCGTGATGGTGCTGGAGATGGTCGGCGTCCCCGGCGAGGGCATTGCCCTGGTGCTCGGCGTGGATCGCATCCTGGACATGGCCCGTACGGTGCCGAACGTGACGGGCGACCTGCTGACGTCGATCGTCATCACCCGCAGCGAGGGCCTGCCGCTCGTGCCTGCGACGGCTCCGGATTTCTCCGACGAGGCAGCCGTCGAGGTAACACCACCGGTGATCGTGGATCGGCCGCCGCAGCCGGGTGTGCAGGCGGGGCTGTAA
- a CDS encoding SDR family oxidoreductase — protein sequence MAELNGKVAIVTGATRGIGRAIAEALAEAGIQVTVTSRKQADCEEAAAAIAERTGTRALGIACDVRDATSCAQLVERTVGELGRLDILVNNAGIGAFAPVADMSVDTWDAVIGTNLDGPFYCTHAALPHLKKIGEAWVINIGSLAGKNAFPNGAAYNASKFGLIGFSEALMQEVRYDGIRVSCIMPGSVATEFSHPSGSTDGEWRVQAGDIARIVMDLLATPARTLASRIEVRPSQPPRK from the coding sequence ATGGCAGAGCTGAACGGGAAAGTGGCGATCGTGACCGGTGCGACGCGCGGAATCGGCCGTGCGATTGCCGAGGCGCTCGCCGAAGCGGGCATACAGGTGACGGTCACCTCACGCAAGCAGGCCGACTGTGAGGAGGCGGCGGCCGCAATCGCGGAGCGCACCGGTACACGCGCGCTCGGTATCGCATGCGACGTACGTGACGCGACGAGCTGCGCGCAGCTGGTCGAGCGCACCGTCGGCGAGCTCGGCCGGCTGGACATCCTCGTCAACAATGCCGGCATCGGCGCCTTCGCGCCGGTCGCGGACATGAGCGTCGACACGTGGGATGCCGTGATCGGCACCAACCTCGACGGCCCCTTCTACTGTACCCATGCCGCCCTGCCGCACCTGAAGAAGATCGGCGAAGCGTGGGTCATCAACATCGGCAGCCTCGCGGGGAAGAATGCGTTTCCGAACGGCGCCGCGTACAATGCGTCGAAGTTCGGTCTGATCGGGTTCAGCGAAGCGCTGATGCAGGAGGTTCGCTACGACGGCATACGGGTGAGCTGCATCATGCCCGGCAGTGTCGCGACCGAGTTCTCGCATCCATCCGGCTCGACGGATGGCGAATGGCGCGTGCAGGCCGGCGACATCGCCCGCATCGTGATGGACCTGCTGGCGACGCCGGCCCGCACACTGGCGAGCCGGATCGAGGTACGCCCCTCGCAGCCGCCGCGGAAGTGA
- a CDS encoding response regulator, with protein MSNTRKTILLVEDNEDNLVVYRTILEHVGYSVIEARDGEEGVSRAREHLPDLILMDISIPKLDGWEATQRLKSEDGTRDIPIIALTAHALEEDRQKAVQAGCDGYLAKPVEPRRVVQEVERFVGPPGAG; from the coding sequence ATGAGCAACACGCGAAAGACTATCCTTCTGGTCGAGGACAATGAGGACAACCTCGTCGTCTACCGGACAATCCTCGAACATGTCGGTTACTCGGTGATCGAAGCCCGCGACGGCGAAGAAGGCGTGAGCCGTGCCCGCGAGCACCTGCCCGACCTCATCCTCATGGACATCTCGATTCCCAAGCTCGACGGCTGGGAAGCGACCCAGCGGCTCAAGTCGGAGGACGGCACGCGGGACATCCCGATCATCGCGCTGACCGCGCACGCCCTGGAAGAGGACCGGCAGAAGGCGGTGCAGGCCGGCTGTGACGGCTACCTTGCCAAGCCGGTCGAGCCCCGGCGGGTGGTGCAGGAGGTCGAACGCTTCGTGGGCCCTCCCGGTGCTGGCTGA
- a CDS encoding PRC-barrel domain-containing protein, which translates to MNAAANDPGYSRMRPLRPVRDLAGILVRDASGLAIGSIWGALADARTGLIRYVDISLSDRNRHVLVPIGHARLRSREIDAEGMDADGVSSRIRTEDVASAYELRLRAALLEELTAIPPYTPDAPVDEEYEHTLVRAHGELFHGQRYYAHPAFDHRGFYAGAHPLSRDHGRGIDSGLEPLRSLHGYRIAREEPDVRGWPLVGAGGEELGIVDDLIVDVDAGQVRYLAVRHQVNRVLLPIGFLTLDIDQSRVLAPALLPDDLLQLPAWNGGTVERPEEEDVRDALDDVFRGTRRYELPDFQMVDERDVIGAVD; encoded by the coding sequence ATGAACGCAGCCGCAAACGATCCGGGCTACTCCCGCATGCGTCCTCTCCGTCCCGTGCGCGACCTGGCCGGCATCCTGGTGCGCGACGCGAGCGGTCTCGCGATCGGCTCGATCTGGGGTGCACTCGCCGATGCGCGAACCGGGCTCATCCGCTACGTCGACATCTCGCTGTCGGACAGAAACCGCCATGTCCTGGTACCCATCGGGCACGCACGCCTGCGGTCGCGTGAAATCGATGCGGAGGGGATGGACGCCGACGGGGTGAGCTCGAGGATCCGGACGGAGGACGTCGCGTCTGCGTACGAGCTGCGGCTGCGCGCGGCGCTGCTGGAGGAGCTGACCGCGATTCCGCCGTACACTCCCGACGCCCCGGTCGACGAGGAGTACGAGCACACGCTCGTGCGTGCACACGGCGAGCTCTTCCACGGGCAGCGCTACTATGCGCATCCCGCCTTCGACCACCGCGGCTTCTACGCGGGCGCTCATCCGCTCTCCCGCGATCACGGCCGCGGTATCGACAGTGGCCTGGAGCCGCTGCGCTCGCTGCACGGGTATCGCATTGCGCGGGAGGAGCCGGACGTGCGCGGATGGCCGCTCGTCGGCGCGGGCGGTGAGGAGCTCGGCATCGTCGACGACCTGATCGTGGACGTCGACGCCGGCCAGGTACGCTACCTGGCCGTGCGCCACCAGGTGAACCGTGTGCTCCTGCCCATCGGATTCCTCACGCTCGACATCGACCAGTCCCGCGTCCTGGCGCCGGCACTGCTCCCTGACGACCTCCTCCAGCTGCCGGCCTGGAACGGCGGCACCGTAGAGCGGCCGGAGGAGGAAGACGTGCGCGACGCGCTCGACGACGTCTTCCGCGGCACACGCCGCTACGAGCTGCCGGACTTTCAGATGGTCGACGAGCGCGACGTCATCGGCGCCGTCGACTGA
- a CDS encoding SDR family oxidoreductase — MELQDRIALVTGGAHRVGRALALALARAGCDVAVHYNRSGDDADRTVRDIEALGRRAFPVQADLGDADSAGPLIEESVLALGALDILVNSASLFERAAVADIDVEAWDRVQAVNVRAPFLLSRAAAPHLARRRGSIVNIADLSALQPWPSYAHHAVSKAGLVHLTRVLARALAPEIRVNAIAPGTVLPPEDGNAEEGHQRRLLDVQGSPQDVERALLYLATSPFVTGQVLVVDGGRILL, encoded by the coding sequence ATGGAGCTGCAGGACCGGATCGCCCTCGTCACCGGCGGCGCGCATCGCGTCGGCCGCGCCCTCGCGCTCGCGCTCGCACGCGCCGGCTGCGACGTCGCCGTGCACTACAACCGCTCTGGCGACGACGCCGACCGGACGGTCCGCGACATCGAGGCGCTCGGTCGCCGCGCGTTCCCCGTGCAGGCGGACCTGGGCGACGCGGATTCGGCGGGCCCGCTGATCGAGGAATCGGTGCTGGCGCTGGGTGCTCTGGACATCCTCGTGAACAGCGCGTCCCTGTTCGAGCGCGCGGCCGTGGCCGACATCGACGTGGAGGCGTGGGATCGCGTGCAGGCCGTAAACGTCCGCGCACCGTTTCTGCTCAGCCGCGCTGCCGCACCGCATCTCGCGCGCCGTCGCGGCAGCATCGTCAACATCGCGGACCTCTCCGCACTGCAGCCGTGGCCTTCGTATGCGCATCACGCCGTTTCCAAGGCAGGGCTGGTCCACCTGACGCGCGTGCTTGCGCGTGCGCTCGCGCCGGAGATCCGCGTCAACGCGATCGCCCCCGGCACCGTGCTGCCGCCCGAGGACGGGAATGCCGAGGAGGGTCACCAGCGTCGCCTGCTGGACGTCCAGGGCTCACCGCAGGACGTCGAGCGCGCCCTGCTCTACCTGGCGACCAGCCCCTTCGTGACCGGGCAGGTGCTCGTCGTCGACGGAGGCAGGATCCTGCTGTAG
- a CDS encoding transglycosylase domain-containing protein: MLKRFLVVLLLIGVLGAAGVGLMAAPACPPIDDLTGYRPPQATRVFAMDGTRLADLSPERRTLVALDDIPAIVRDGFVAVEDRRFWEHGGVDIRGIGRAVWHNVQAGSLDEGFSTITMQLTRNVFPQELPRGDRFRRKICEVRMAGAVEDALGKPRVLELYANQVYMGRGLYGVEEAARVLFGKPVARVTAAEAALLVGLVKNPEGYNPREHPARAIRRRNVVLDIFARERLISHAEADAAKAQPLDLAPPPEARASAPWAVAAVRRELKDLVGADADVRGLRVYTAIDPALQAAAERALLAQIERIESGAFGRWPHETPPAGEKLKPASGNGSPYLQGMIVVLDTRTGEVRALVGGRDFTHSSYDRALLARRQPGSAFKPILFAAALQSGMGASDRIDATSVSVAHRAGVWSPVDLAPDTLSLVSMRDALALSSNNAAVRIGEWVGPQRVIQTARALGITTDIPPYPSITLGSAEVIPTEFVAAYAALGNGGFRVKPTLITRIEDAQGNVVWRAPLSRAHAVDDDVAFITTSMMEDVIDRGTASVIRERGFALPAAGKTGTTNDAKDVWFVGMTPDLAAGVWLGFDQPKQIAPWAFGGNLAAPVWTDVMRAAYQSRPAPAGWLPPESVAQVPIDAVTGYLATGNCPPEQVRIEYFRAGSVPREYCPLHPESAAERALDRLLRGLKSIF; encoded by the coding sequence ATGCTGAAACGCTTCCTGGTGGTGCTGCTGCTCATCGGCGTGCTCGGCGCGGCTGGCGTCGGGCTCATGGCCGCGCCCGCCTGTCCGCCGATCGACGATTTGACCGGTTACCGCCCGCCCCAGGCGACGCGCGTCTTTGCGATGGACGGCACCCGCCTGGCCGACCTGTCGCCGGAGCGACGCACCCTCGTTGCACTCGACGATATTCCGGCCATCGTCCGTGACGGCTTCGTCGCGGTGGAGGACCGCCGGTTCTGGGAGCACGGCGGCGTGGACATCCGCGGCATCGGCCGCGCCGTCTGGCACAACGTGCAGGCCGGCTCGCTCGACGAGGGCTTCAGCACGATCACGATGCAGCTCACGCGCAACGTGTTCCCGCAGGAGCTGCCGCGCGGCGACCGGTTCCGCCGCAAGATCTGCGAGGTGCGCATGGCGGGGGCGGTCGAGGACGCGCTCGGCAAGCCGCGCGTGCTGGAGCTGTACGCCAACCAGGTGTACATGGGCCGCGGCCTGTACGGCGTGGAGGAGGCGGCGCGCGTGCTGTTCGGCAAGCCGGTCGCGCGCGTTACCGCGGCGGAGGCCGCGCTGCTGGTAGGCCTTGTCAAGAACCCCGAAGGCTACAATCCGCGGGAGCATCCGGCGCGCGCCATCCGCCGGCGCAACGTGGTCCTCGACATCTTTGCGCGCGAGCGGCTGATCTCTCACGCGGAGGCAGACGCAGCGAAAGCGCAGCCGCTGGATCTCGCACCGCCGCCCGAAGCACGCGCATCGGCACCGTGGGCGGTTGCTGCAGTACGGCGCGAGCTGAAGGACCTGGTGGGAGCGGATGCGGACGTGCGCGGCCTGCGCGTCTACACCGCGATCGATCCCGCACTGCAGGCGGCGGCCGAACGGGCGCTGCTCGCCCAGATCGAGCGGATCGAAAGCGGCGCCTTCGGCCGCTGGCCGCACGAGACCCCGCCTGCGGGCGAGAAGCTGAAGCCCGCGAGCGGCAATGGCTCACCGTACCTGCAGGGCATGATCGTCGTGCTCGACACCAGGACGGGTGAGGTGCGCGCACTGGTCGGCGGCCGCGACTTCACCCACTCCTCGTATGACAGGGCACTGCTCGCCCGCAGGCAGCCGGGCTCCGCCTTCAAGCCGATCCTGTTCGCCGCTGCGCTTCAGTCCGGCATGGGTGCAAGCGACAGGATCGATGCGACGTCCGTGAGTGTCGCGCATCGCGCCGGCGTCTGGTCACCGGTCGACCTCGCCCCTGACACGCTCTCCCTCGTGTCCATGCGCGACGCCCTCGCACTGTCGTCGAACAATGCCGCGGTCCGCATCGGCGAATGGGTAGGCCCGCAGCGCGTGATCCAGACCGCACGCGCGCTCGGCATCACGACCGACATCCCGCCCTACCCCTCGATCACGCTCGGCTCGGCCGAAGTCATCCCCACCGAGTTCGTCGCGGCGTACGCCGCGCTCGGCAACGGCGGCTTCCGCGTGAAGCCGACGCTGATCACACGCATCGAGGACGCGCAGGGGAACGTGGTCTGGCGTGCGCCGCTCTCCCGCGCCCACGCGGTTGATGACGACGTCGCATTCATCACGACGAGTATGATGGAGGACGTGATCGATCGCGGGACGGCGAGCGTGATCCGCGAGCGCGGCTTCGCGCTGCCCGCCGCAGGCAAGACGGGCACGACGAATGACGCGAAGGACGTCTGGTTCGTCGGCATGACACCCGACCTCGCCGCCGGCGTGTGGCTCGGCTTCGATCAGCCGAAGCAGATCGCGCCCTGGGCCTTCGGCGGAAACCTCGCCGCACCCGTGTGGACCGACGTCATGCGCGCCGCATACCAGTCGCGCCCCGCACCGGCCGGATGGCTGCCCCCCGAAAGCGTCGCGCAGGTGCCCATCGATGCCGTCACCGGCTACCTCGCCACCGGCAACTGCCCGCCGGAACAGGTGCGCATCGAGTACTTCCGCGCCGGCTCCGTTCCCCGCGAGTATTGCCCGCTGCATCCCGAAAGCGCGGCAGAGCGTGCTCTCGACCGGCTGCTGCGCGGGCTCAAGAGCATCTTCTAG
- a CDS encoding class II fumarate hydratase encodes MSDTKYRTEKDSLGEMQVPADALWGAQTQRAVENFPISDLRFPREFIAALGMIKKAAAQTNVELKLLDEALASDIVRAADEVIAGQHDAHFVIDIFQTGSGTSTNMNANEVIANRALQIRGARTGSKGIHPNDHVNAGQSSNDVIPTAMQVAACVAMRRTLIPALETLESSLLAKAREFDGIVKSGRTHLMDATPVRLGQEFGGFAAQVRHGIRRVEEAINDMAELPLGGTAVGTGINTHPDFAKKAIARLEAATGVPFREATNHFERQATRDTIVYAHGALNTIAVSLTKIVNDLRLLASGPRAGLAEITLPAIQPGSSIMPGKVNPVIPEAVTMVAAQVMGNHTTITVGGLGSYFELNVMMPGMSYALLQSISLIANASTVLAKKCVDGIVANEDRIRELLEGNLSLATALAPSIGYDAAASIAKDAFKEGKTAREVARERGVLPEAELEKVLDAKGMTEPGIPG; translated from the coding sequence ATGAGTGATACGAAATACCGGACGGAGAAGGACTCGCTGGGGGAGATGCAGGTTCCGGCCGATGCGCTGTGGGGAGCACAGACACAGCGGGCCGTGGAGAATTTTCCGATCAGCGACCTGCGCTTTCCCCGGGAGTTCATTGCGGCCCTGGGCATGATCAAGAAGGCGGCGGCGCAGACCAACGTCGAGCTGAAGCTGCTGGACGAAGCGCTGGCCAGCGACATCGTGCGCGCCGCCGATGAGGTGATCGCCGGGCAGCACGATGCGCACTTCGTGATCGACATCTTCCAGACGGGCAGCGGCACCTCGACGAACATGAATGCGAACGAGGTGATCGCGAACCGTGCCCTGCAGATCCGCGGTGCCCGGACGGGCTCGAAGGGGATTCACCCCAATGACCACGTCAACGCGGGACAGTCGTCCAACGACGTGATCCCGACGGCCATGCAGGTGGCGGCGTGCGTCGCGATGCGCCGGACGCTGATCCCGGCGCTGGAAACGCTGGAATCCTCACTGCTCGCCAAGGCGCGTGAGTTCGACGGCATCGTCAAGTCCGGCCGCACGCACCTGATGGATGCGACGCCGGTCCGGCTCGGCCAGGAGTTCGGCGGGTTCGCCGCGCAGGTGCGCCACGGGATCCGTCGCGTGGAAGAGGCGATCAACGACATGGCCGAGCTGCCGCTGGGCGGTACCGCGGTCGGCACGGGCATCAACACGCACCCGGACTTCGCGAAGAAGGCGATCGCGCGTCTCGAGGCGGCGACCGGCGTGCCGTTCCGGGAGGCGACCAACCACTTCGAGCGCCAGGCCACACGTGACACCATCGTGTACGCGCACGGCGCGCTGAACACGATCGCCGTGTCGCTGACCAAGATCGTCAACGACCTGCGCCTGCTCGCGAGCGGTCCGCGCGCCGGGCTGGCCGAGATCACGCTGCCGGCGATCCAGCCCGGCTCCAGCATCATGCCCGGCAAGGTCAACCCCGTGATCCCCGAGGCGGTCACCATGGTCGCCGCACAGGTCATGGGAAACCACACCACCATCACGGTCGGTGGGCTTGGCAGCTACTTCGAGCTGAACGTGATGATGCCCGGCATGTCGTACGCGCTGCTGCAGTCCATCTCGCTCATTGCCAACGCCTCGACAGTGCTCGCGAAGAAGTGCGTGGACGGGATCGTTGCGAACGAGGACCGCATCCGCGAGCTGCTGGAGGGCAACCTTTCCCTCGCCACCGCGCTGGCTCCGTCCATCGGCTACGATGCTGCCGCGTCCATTGCCAAGGATGCGTTCAAGGAGGGGAAGACGGCGCGCGAGGTCGCGCGCGAGCGCGGCGTGCTGCCGGAAGCAGAGCTGGAGAAGGTGCTGGACGCGAAGGGGATGACGGAGCCGGGGATTCCCGGGTAA
- the trxB gene encoding thioredoxin-disulfide reductase, with protein MTERKRETLVIIGSGPAGWTAALYAARANLDPLVFEGEPIGTVLPGGQLMTTTEIENYPGFPEQLTGPELMQRMKEQAVRFGARVLTENVQSIDLGTHPFVLRSTYSGEVEALAVIIATGAQAKWLGVPNEERLAQSGGGVSACAVCDAALPIYRNKVLAVIGGGDTAMEEALYCTKYAEEVIVIHRRDEFRASKVMADRVLAHPKIRVLWNTRVVEVLGYDDIEGVRIEDTVTGERSELELGGLFVAIGHKPATEFLNGQLPLTDHGYIKLPHAWRTATDIPGVFAAGDVMDDFYRQAITAAGTGCMAALEAERWLAHHGLGESPVLETAEAPVDQAASAG; from the coding sequence ATGACGGAACGCAAGCGAGAGACACTGGTGATCATCGGGTCCGGGCCGGCAGGCTGGACCGCGGCGCTCTACGCGGCGCGTGCGAACCTCGATCCGCTGGTCTTCGAGGGCGAACCGATCGGCACGGTGCTGCCGGGCGGCCAGCTCATGACCACGACCGAGATCGAGAACTACCCGGGCTTCCCCGAGCAGCTCACCGGTCCGGAGCTGATGCAGCGGATGAAGGAACAGGCCGTCCGGTTCGGTGCGCGGGTGCTGACCGAGAACGTGCAGAGCATCGACCTCGGTACGCACCCCTTCGTGCTGCGCTCGACCTACTCCGGTGAGGTCGAAGCACTCGCCGTCATCATCGCGACGGGGGCCCAGGCGAAGTGGCTCGGCGTGCCGAACGAGGAGCGGCTCGCGCAGAGCGGCGGCGGCGTGAGCGCATGCGCCGTGTGCGACGCGGCGCTGCCGATCTACCGCAACAAGGTGCTTGCCGTTATCGGTGGCGGTGACACGGCAATGGAAGAAGCGCTGTACTGCACCAAGTACGCGGAGGAGGTCATCGTCATCCATCGCCGCGACGAGTTCCGCGCATCCAAAGTCATGGCAGACCGCGTGCTCGCCCATCCCAAGATCCGCGTGCTGTGGAACACCAGGGTCGTCGAGGTGCTCGGATACGACGACATCGAGGGCGTCCGCATCGAGGACACGGTGACCGGCGAGCGCAGTGAGCTGGAGCTGGGCGGGCTCTTCGTCGCGATCGGCCACAAGCCTGCGACAGAGTTCCTGAATGGACAGCTGCCGCTCACGGATCATGGCTACATCAAGCTGCCCCACGCATGGCGCACGGCGACCGACATCCCGGGCGTGTTCGCAGCCGGTGACGTCATGGACGACTTCTACCGCCAGGCGATCACCGCCGCCGGCACCGGCTGCATGGCCGCACTCGAGGCCGAGCGCTGGCTCGCGCACCATGGTCTTGGTGAATCGCCGGTGCTGGAAACGGCCGAGGCACCGGTGGACCAGGCTGCATCGGCCGGATAG
- a CDS encoding metalloregulator ArsR/SmtB family transcription factor, whose translation MEETREPLGADDVVRLLSALSDVNRYRIVDLLAGAGAEFTCGAIARRLGLSPSLLSHHLSVLESAGVIDRRKDGLWTLNRLRREELCRRLGAIQELLQRASDDALPDSAALPG comes from the coding sequence GTGGAAGAAACACGCGAACCGCTGGGTGCGGACGACGTCGTGCGCCTGCTCTCGGCGCTTTCGGACGTCAATCGATATCGAATCGTGGACCTGCTCGCCGGTGCCGGAGCCGAATTCACCTGCGGTGCAATTGCGCGCCGACTCGGGCTCTCGCCGTCGCTGCTGTCCCATCACCTGTCGGTGCTCGAAAGTGCCGGCGTGATAGATCGACGGAAGGACGGTCTCTGGACCCTGAACCGGCTGCGGCGCGAGGAGCTGTGTCGCCGGCTCGGTGCCATCCAGGAGCTGCTGCAGCGCGCGTCCGACGACGCCCTGCCCGACTCCGCCGCCCTTCCCGGTTGA
- a CDS encoding PIG-L deacetylase family protein, protein MKTLLVALSHPDDEVGCAGTIAAHAARGDRVVMLFLTRGEMTEALGELPPEEIGRRRATHAREAAAVVGAADVRLLDFPDTRVHYTPDATYRVAREIADIRPDAVVTWGQAWQRGMRHPDHQATGDIVRAALTIARMRRAVAPLEPHRGDCPVFTLREPHSTLPELAIDITAVQDRALELAGYYRERVGWPDHAWLVARQRSAGAPHGLAAAELFDAWETEGGVAGTLI, encoded by the coding sequence GTGAAGACGCTGCTGGTAGCGCTGTCGCATCCGGACGACGAAGTGGGCTGCGCCGGCACGATCGCCGCGCACGCGGCGCGCGGCGATCGCGTGGTGATGCTGTTCCTGACGCGCGGTGAGATGACGGAGGCGCTCGGCGAGTTGCCGCCGGAGGAGATCGGGCGGCGTCGTGCGACGCACGCGCGCGAGGCGGCGGCGGTCGTGGGCGCGGCGGATGTGCGACTGCTGGATTTCCCGGACACACGCGTGCACTACACGCCCGACGCGACGTACCGTGTTGCACGCGAGATCGCCGACATCCGGCCGGACGCCGTCGTCACGTGGGGACAGGCGTGGCAGCGTGGCATGCGCCATCCGGATCACCAGGCGACGGGAGACATCGTGCGGGCCGCACTCACGATTGCACGGATGCGCCGCGCGGTCGCGCCACTCGAGCCACACCGTGGGGATTGCCCGGTCTTCACGCTGCGCGAGCCGCACTCGACGCTGCCGGAGCTCGCCATAGACATCACTGCCGTCCAGGACCGTGCGCTGGAGCTCGCGGGCTACTATCGCGAGCGGGTCGGCTGGCCCGACCACGCCTGGCTCGTTGCACGACAGCGCTCGGCCGGAGCGCCTCACGGACTTGCCGCGGCCGAGCTGTTCGATGCGTGGGAAACGGAAGGCGGCGTAGCAGGCACCCTGATCTGA